A window of Hemibagrus wyckioides isolate EC202008001 linkage group LG03, SWU_Hwy_1.0, whole genome shotgun sequence contains these coding sequences:
- the pcgf6 gene encoding polycomb group RING finger protein 6, producing MDDSREANESLGEGEGSCSGADDQEKDPGNNVTCAEHSLPLRELYPYIRCALCNGFFIDATTITECLHTFCKSCIVKHFFYSNRCPNCSIIVHQTQPLYNIRPDRQLQDIVYKTVPYLEEVERARMCAFYKERGLPIPKPAGQSMLPLKYLKQKQRDHMPQSVFTIPPELDVSLMLDFVGAEEGIDNYKPLDRKYIRVSGEATIRHVELFIRRKMELSPNLKVDVVCGEHLLEQCQSLREVQSSVGENALHDGMLVLQFGLVLSTQ from the exons ATGGACGACAGCCGTGAGGCAAACGAAAGTTTGGGCGAAGGCGAAGGCTCGTGCAGCGGCGCTGACGATCAGGAGAAAGATCCGGGGAACAATGTCACCTGTGCAGAG CACTCACTACCACTGAGGGAGCTGTATCCTTATATTCGTTGTGCTCTCTGCAATGGCTTCTTCATCGATGCCACCACCATCACTGAATGCCTTCATACAT TCTGTAAAAGTTGCATTGTCAAGCACTTCTTCTACAGCAACAGGTGTCCCAACTGTAGCATCATTGTTCATCAAACACAACCACTATACAATATAAG acCTGACAGGCAGTTACAAGATATTGTTTATAAGACAGTTCCATATTTAGAGGAAG TGGAAAGAGCACGAATGTGTGCGTTTTACAAAGAGAGAGGTCTGCCAATCCCAAAACCAG CAGGCCAAAGTATGCTTCCATTAAAAtatctgaaacagaaacagagagaccaTATGCCACAGTCTGTTTTCACCATTCCTCCAGAGCTTGATGTGTCACTAATGTTGGATTTTGTTGG AGCTGAAGAGGGCATTGATAATTATaag CCACTGGACAGAAAGTATATCCGTGTCTCAGGTGAAGCCACTATTCGTCACGTGGAGCTCTTTATCAGAAGGAAGATGGAATTGAGTCCAAATTTGAAG GTGGATGTTGTTTGTGGAGAGCATCTCTTAGAGCAGTGTCAGTCTTTGAGAGAAGTGCAAAGCTCAGTGGGAGAAAATGCCCTACAT GATGGAATGCTGGTTTTACAGTTTGGTCTTGTGCTGTCGACTCAGTGA
- the polr1c gene encoding DNA-directed RNA polymerases I and III subunit RPAC1 encodes MAVPMSNVDEIRDRVILGEFGVKNVHSTDFPGNYPGYDDTWDLKKFKKNFRLDVVHMDENTLEFDMVGIDAAIANAFRRILLAEVPTIAVEKVFIYNNTSIIQDEILAHRLGLVPIKADPRLFEYRNTGGEEEGTEIDTVQLQLKIKCTRNPRASKDASDPKELYLNHMVYSRDMKWVPIGNQADVFADANIGPVHGDILLAQLRPGQELDIVMHCVKGLGKDHAKFSPVATASYRLLPDITLLQTIEGEKAERLKRCFSPGVIELEDVDGKKVAKVVNSRLDTCSREVLRHDDLKSLVKLGRVRDHFIFSVESTGILPPDVLVSEAVNVLIAKCQKFLSELDSVAEME; translated from the exons ATGGCGGTGCCTATGAGCAACGTGGATGAGATCCGCGATCGAGTGATTTTGGGCGAATTTGGCgtaaaaaat GTTCATTCTACAGACTTTCCTGGTAATTACCCTGGTTATGATGACACATGGGACCTCAAGAAGTTCAAAAAG AATTTCAGACTCGATGTTGTTCATATGGATGAGAACACGTTGGAGTTTGATATGGTGGGAATAGACGCTGCCATTGCTAACGCTTTCAGGCGGATATTACTAGCGGAG GTCCCAACTATAGCAGTTGAAAAAGTTTTCATTTACAACAATACATCTATAATTCAAGATGAGATCCTAGCACATAGGCTTGGTCTGGTACCCATCAAAGCTGATCCTCGTCTTTTTGAGTACAGAAATACGG GTGGTGAGGAGGAAGGCACAGAAATTGATACAGTCCAGCTCCAGTTGAAGATCAAATGCACAAGGAATCCTAGGGCATCTAAAGATGCCTCTGATCCCAAAGAACTATATCTCAATCACATGG TGTATTCACGGGACATGAAATGGGTACCTATTGGAAATCAGGCTGATGTGTTTGCTGATGCTAACATTGGTCCTGTGCACGGAGACATCCTCTTGGCACAGCTTCGGCCAGGACAAGAGCTGGACATAGTTATGCACTGCGTCAAAGGACTAG GTAAGGACCATGCTAAGTTTTCCCCAGTGGCCACTGCTAGTTATAGGCTACTTCCTGACATCACATTACTGCAGACCATTGAAGGAGAAAAAGCCGAGAGATTAAAGCGCTGCTTCTCACCTGGAGTTATTGAATTGGAGGATGTTGATG GAAAAAAAGTGGCAAAGGTGGTCAACAGTCGTCTGGATACGTGCAGCAGAGAAGTGCTTAGACATGATGACCTGAAGAGTTTGGTAAAACTCGGAAGAGTGCGAGACCATTTCATAT tctcagtGGAATCTACTGGAATTTTACCACCTGATGTCTTGGTCAGTGAGGCGGTTAATGTACTCATCGCAAAGTGCCAGAAATTTCTGTCTGAGCTCGATTCAGTGGCTGAAATGGAGTAG